The genomic interval TTGTCGGCGGTGGCGACGATGCTCACCCGATCGAGGTTCGCGAGGCCCACGTACGCGAGCGCGGCGGCCACGCGCTTCGCGTAGCGGAGCTTCTCGCCGTCCCCGAAGGCCATGCTGCGGCTCTGGTCGACGATGAAGTAGATCGCGAGGTCTTCTTCTTCTTCGTAGAGGCGGACGAGGAGCCTGCCGAACTTTTGGTAGACGTTCCAGTCGAGGTAGCGAAAGTCGTCGCCGGGTTGGTAGTCGCGGTGGTCGGCGAACTCGACGCCCGAGCCGCTCTTCTTCGTGCGTCGCTCGGCGCGCATGCGGCCCGCGAACACCTTGCGGCTCACGAGCGCGAGGTAGTCGAGCTTGCGCTGGAACTCGTCGTCGAAGAGCTCGTCGTCGCCCTTGCCGCGGGCGGCGCTCGACTCTTTTCGGCCGAAGACGCGGTCAAGAAGCCCCAAGCTGCTCCCCGTTCTTGTCGCGGAGGCCGGCCTTCGTCTCGGGGACGCTCTTCAGGATCGCCGCGATGACCTCGTCGGTCTTGATGCCCTCCGCCTCGCCCTCGAAGTTCAAGAGCACGCGGTGGCGGAGCGCCGGGAGCGCCTGGGCGCGCACGTCGTCGTTGCTGGCCGCGAACCGGCCCTCGAAGAGCGCGCGGATCTTGGCCGCGAGCAAGAGCGACTGCGCGCCGCGCGGCGAGGCCCCGAAGCGCACGAAGCGCTTGCCGAGATCGGGCACGTCGGGGCCGCCGGGGTGCGTGGCTTGGATCACACGGATGGCGTAGTCCTGCACGTGGCGCGCGACGGGCACACGCCGGACGAGGTTCTGCATCTCGAGGATGCGCGGTCGATCGATGACGGGCTTCCCCTTCTCGCTGCCGGTGCCCGTCGTGAGATCCAAGATGCCGTGGAGCTCGTCGCGATCGGGGAACGGGACGTGGAGCTTGAAGAGGAAGCGGTCGAGCTGGGCCTCGGGGAGCGGGTACGTCCCCTCCATCTCGAGCGGGTTCTGCGTCGCGAGCACCACGAACGGCTGCTCGAGCACGTGGGTCTGCCGACCGACGGATACACGATGCTCGGCCATCGCCTCGAGGAGCGCAGACTGCGTCTTGGGCGTCGCGCGGTTGATCTCGTCCGCGAGGAGGATGTTCGCGAAGACCGGGCCCTTGCGGAACTCGAACACCTTCCCGCCGCCCTGCGTCTCGTCGATGACGGTGGTGCCGAGGATGTCGGCGGGCATGAGATCGGGGGTGAACTGCACGCGCGAGAACGAGAGGCTCATGACCTCGGAGAGCGCGCGAACGAGCATGGTCTTACCGAGCCCGGGCACACCCTCGAGGAGCGCGTGCCCTCCCGCGAGGAGGCAGGTGAGCACGCCGTCGACGACCTCTTTGTTGCCGATGATCGTCTTCCCGATCTCGGCACGCAAGTCATCGATATCTTTGCGAAACCTGGCAACCTCAGCCTTGACTTCGCCCGCGTTCTCGGTGTCGCTCATCGCACTCTCCTGACGTGTCTTGTCTTCACCCTGCGCCCGGTCGTCTCGCCAGCGTGGGCCTCGTTCACGGCTTGTCTTGCGCCTCGCGCGGGCGAATGAGCTGGAAGTATCGCCGCACGTAGAAGCGGTAGCCCCCAGGGATCTCGTCTTTCTCGAGGGCCTCTTCGGCCACGGTGTTGTACTCGCGGTACACGTTTTTGTAGCCGCGCGACGCGAAGCCACGCTCGGCCGCGCCCAAGATCACCTCGCTGCGGCTCCCGCCCTGCCCCGTGTCTTGCCCCGCGACCTGCGTGTCTTGCGTGCCGACCTTGGGGTTCGTGGCCGCGCCTTGGACGGGGCCGCCGGAGCCCGTGCCCCAGCCCTGCCCCTGTTGGCCGCCCTGACCACCCTGGCCGCCCTGGCCCTGGCCTTGGCCGCCCTGGCCCTGCCCGCCCTGACTCTTGGTGAGGAGCAGGAGCTTCTCGCCGTTCGGCCCGAGGATCCAAGTCTCCCCACCTTGACCGCCCTGACCGCCCTGGCCTTGGCCACCTTGGCCTTGTTGGCCACCCTGGCCTTGCTGACCGCCCTGGCCTTGCTGACCACCTTGGCCTTGCTGGCCTTGCCCCTGCTGCCCGCCTTGGCCTTGTTGACCGCCCTGGCCCTGCTGACCTTGGCCTTGCTGCCCCTGACCTTGCTGACCTTGGCCTTGCTGGCCTCCTTGGCCAGGTTGCCCTTGGCCTTGCGCGCGCTGCTGGAAGACGCGGAGGCGCTGCATCTGGCCTTGGCCACCCTGCCCCTGCTGACGGAGCATTTGGCGGAGCTCCTCGAGCTTCTGTTTGAGCTGCTCTTTCTCCTGCTGGCTCATCTGCTCGCGGGCCATCCGGTTGATGTCCTCGGCGGCGCTGTCGAGATCGTTCGCCGACAAGTTGAGGTCCTTCATGAGGTCCTCGGCGGCCTGCTGGAGCTCACGATCGAGCCTGTCGAGCTGCCGCTGCTGCGCCGTCTGCTGCTCCTTCTCGCGATCGAGGCGCTCGAGCTCGCGCTCCTTCTTCTGGAGGAGGGATTTTTCCTGCTCGTTCGCCCCCGCGTCCCCCATCTTCTGCTTCTGCTGGAGGAGCGATTTTTCGAGCTCGTCGCGGCGCTGCTGCAGCGACTCGGCGCGCTTTTTCTGGTCTTGAGAGGCGGCCTTCAGCGCCTCGCGCATCTTCTCGAGCTGGGCTTTGTCGACCTTGCCGCCTTGCTCCCGGAGCTTCTTCGCGAGGTCCTTCAGGGCTTTTTCGGCGTCGACGAGGTTCTTCTGCTCGAGCGCCTCTCCAGCGGGCTTCGTGAGCTCCGCCTTCTTCATCTCTTCGCCGATCTTCTGGAGCGCGGCCTCGAGGGCCTTCTTGTCGGCCTCGGAGCCCTCGAGGAGCTTGTTCTCTAGGGCCTCCATTCGACGGAACGCCTCGGTGCGATCGAGGCGCTTGGCGGCGAGGTCCTCGATGAGCTGGTTGAACTCTTGGGTCGCGGCCTTGGCCTCGTCGGTCTGCTGCTTCGCCTGGAGGTCCTTCAGGAACTCCTTCATCGCGTCGATGTCGTCGGCCGTCACGTCGACGGCGTCGATCGTCTCGGCGAGGCGCGCCGGCTCGTGCTTTCGGACCTCGAAGAGCGCCACGAGGACGAGCAAGACCGCGAGCCCCGAGGCGACGTAGGCCTCGTGCGGGAAGGGAATGGGCACGGCGCGCGCGGGCTCGACCTTGGCCGCGTGGTCGAGCGCGTCGTCGATCGCCGCGTCCATGAAGGCGGTGCGCTCGGCGGCGGGCAGCTCGGCGAACGAGAGCGCGCTCGCGATGCGATCCGAGAGGGCGTGGTGTTTGTCGAGCGCGACCGCCCCCGCGCGAGGCGGGAGCTTGCGCAGGGCGAACACGAGGGCCACGACGAACGGCGAAGCGGCGAGCAGGCCGAGCGCGATCCGCGTCGCCTTCTCGGGGAGCACCCCGGCTTTGCGAAGGGCGAGGGCGACGATGGCGGCGCCGAGCGCTACGGCGAGCGTGGTCACGAACGACGCGAGGGCACGACCGAGCCGCATGCGACGCTCGGCGCGGGCGACCGGGGCGCGCAGCGAGAGGAGAGATTTTTCGGGGTTCGTCATCCGCGGGCTCCGAGCGAGGGCGCGATCGTGCGACACGGGGACGTCGCCCGTGGGCTCGCGTTCGTGACACCCGAGGCTCCGACGTTCGATGCGCGAGAAAGTTCCGCCTTGGGCCACGCTCGATCGGGTTTCTTCGGGGCTAAGCGCATGCGATCCTTTCGGGTCGAGGAAAGGCTATCAAAGGGCGACCGCGAGAACGAGGGTGGTCGCGCGAGGGCTCGAACGCACGAGCCGCGCCTTCGATTCGACCTCACGAGCCGGGCTCGAGCACGCCGATGCGCTCGTCGAGCCGTTTTCGCTCGTAGTGCGCCCGGCCGACGCGGCCGACGAAGGCGTACACGAGCGCCCACGCGATGCCGAGGCTGCCGAGGAGCGCCGCCACGCGCACCCACGAGACGCTGGGGGTCGGCCCGAGCGAGACCCTCGGCGCGCCCGCCCAAATCGGCCCTTGGGCCCGGAGCCGAACGACCCGGACCGTGTCGTGGCTCGCGACGAGCTCCTCGAGACGGGGTCGGACCTCGACCGAGAGCGTGGAGCCGTCGTCGCACGAGCCGTACGCCGTGATTCGACGCTCGGGACCTTCGTTGTACGACACTGTGCGCTCCAGGGTGCACGTCGCCGGCTCTCCCCAAAGGGCCATGCGGTAGAAGGGCGCGAAGAGTAGCTGAGCGAGCACGAGCCCGAACGCAAAGACGGCGGCCCGAACGAGCTCGACGGTGGCGCGCGAGGCGAAGACCTCGCCGAGCCGAGCCCCGGAGACCCACATCCTCGCACCCTTCGGCGGCCGAAGGACCCACCCTCCCTCGGACGCACGGTAGCCCTGAGCCGCCCGCGGATTGAACCCTCGCAAAAGCTCACCCGCGCAGATCGCGTGCTCGCCCGCGGAGAGAGAGGCGACGCGGAACCGCTCGGGCCCCCCCGGCAGCGTGGAGAGCCCCGTCGCGAGGACGGGCGCAGCGCCGGGCTCGACGCGCACCACGTCGCCTCCGCGGGTGGTCACGTAGAACGGCCCCGCGTCGAGCCGCCTCGAGACCTCTCGCGCCTCCGCCCCCGACACGACCTGCCGAATGGTGAGCCGCACGGCCACACCCGGCTGGGGGGCGTCGGTGTCGTCGACCGAGACCTCCCCCGCGATCACGGCTGGGCCCGCTTCGAGGGAGCCGACCTCCAGCTCCCCCGCCCGCTGGGCCCGGCGCTTCCAGGCGATCGCCTGAAGGGCGCGCCCGGCCGAGACCACGAGCCCGAGGCCGGGCACGAGCAGGCCCAAGACGACGACGAGCACCGGGCTCGCGAGGAAACCCGCGTGCCCCGGAGACACCAAGAGGTCGACGTCGATCGGTGTCATGGCGAGCCCCTCTCGGACGAACGTCCGCACGAGAGGATTTCTTCCCTCACGAGAGAGGGTGCCAAATGCCACGGCGTCCGTCGAGCCCCACGCACGCCATCGACGGACGCCGCGGGAGATTCGCCCTCAGTGGAGCTCGAAGCGGGCCCGCCGGAGCTTCACTTCCATGTCGGCGCAAAGCCTGTCGACCGTCGCGAAGCGCTCTTCTTCGACCCGGGCCGTCGACAGGAGCACCTCTCGGATCGCGAGATCGCGGACGACCTTGTCCATACCCTGCGAGCTGAAGACCTGGAGCCCGTGGATGACGTCCCCGACCTTGCGGGGGTCGTCGTCGACGAAGCCTACGGGGTGCAGACCGAGCGCGTCGTTGTTGCGGAGCTCGCGCAGCAAGAGCTCCCCCGCGTCTCCCGCTCCGTAGATGAGGACGCGGGTCTTCTTCTGTTGGTCGCGGCGGCTCACGAAGTAGTCCCTCATGATGCGGAACGCGACCCGCGTCGACCCGACGCCGAGGAAGAGGAGGAGCCCCTGGACGACGAAGGCGCCACGCGAGAACCCCTCGAGGCCGCCGAACGCGAGCGCGATGGCCGCCACGGTCCCCAGCATGCCGACGAAACAGGAGGCGAACATGCGTCGAACGTCGGCGAGGCTCGTGTAGCGCCACGCGCCGCCGTACATGCGCATCGCGAGGAAGGCTGTAATCTGCACCGAAACGACGATCG from Myxococcales bacterium carries:
- a CDS encoding MoxR family ATPase produces the protein MSDTENAGEVKAEVARFRKDIDDLRAEIGKTIIGNKEVVDGVLTCLLAGGHALLEGVPGLGKTMLVRALSEVMSLSFSRVQFTPDLMPADILGTTVIDETQGGGKVFEFRKGPVFANILLADEINRATPKTQSALLEAMAEHRVSVGRQTHVLEQPFVVLATQNPLEMEGTYPLPEAQLDRFLFKLHVPFPDRDELHGILDLTTGTGSEKGKPVIDRPRILEMQNLVRRVPVARHVQDYAIRVIQATHPGGPDVPDLGKRFVRFGASPRGAQSLLLAAKIRALFEGRFAASNDDVRAQALPALRHRVLLNFEGEAEGIKTDEVIAAILKSVPETKAGLRDKNGEQLGAS